A stretch of Candidatus Caldatribacterium sp. DNA encodes these proteins:
- the carB gene encoding carbamoyl-phosphate synthase large subunit, giving the protein MPKRTDIKRILIIGSGPIVIGQACEFDYSGTQGCKALKSEGYEVILVNSNPATIMTDPEMADRTYIEPLVPEVLESIIERERPDALLPTLGGQTALNLTVQLKRRGVLERFGVKVLGASPEAIEKAEDRKLFKEAMMKIGIDVPRSGQAYNLREALEVAREIGFPLVIRPSFTLGGTGGAIAYNIEEFEELAQRALDSSMIREILIEESVIGWKEYELEVMRDGKDNVVIICSIENLDPMGVHTGDSITVAPAQTLTDEEYQKMRDYAIRAIREIGVDTGGCNIQFAVNPENGRMVIIEINPRVSRSSALASKATGFPIAKIAAKLAVGYTLDEIPNDITKKTPACFEPALDYCVVKIPRFTFEKFPEAGPYLGISMKSVGETMAIGRNFKEALQKGLRSLEIGKCGLEDIKGWESIPKAKRKEILYEKLTRPNPERIFYIKMALKEGMSIREIHEWSKIDPWFIRQIEEIVEMEKELQKVPSLHSLDRDLLRRAKEFGFSDRQIARLLGADEWEVRRVRKAMGIEPVYKQVDTCAAEFEAETPYYYSTYEEECEANPSSRRKVVILGAGPNRIGQGIEFDYCCVHATWGLQDLGYETIMVNSNPETVSTDYDTSDKLYFEPLYIEDVLNIVEKERPEGVILQLGGQTPLNLAKDLERAGVPILGTSPESIDIAEDRDRFKELIKRLGLRQPRNGVATSFEEARKVAQSIGYPVMVRPSYVLGGRAMRIVYSEEELEEFISQAVEVSPGRPVLIDEFLEDAIEIDVDAISDGELTIVAGIMEHIEEAGIHSGDSACVIPPFSLSDDIIEEVKRYTYSLARELKVVGLMNVQYAVKDNEIYVLEVNPRASRTIPFVSKATGIPFARLAAQVMAGRKLRDIGLTKEVEIPYFAVKESVFPFRRFPGVDPVLGPEMRSTGEVMGIDRDFGMAYAKSQIAAQSYLPLEGTVFISVKNRDKRGVIFLAKKLHELGFRIVATKGTAKVLSNNGIPVEVVKKVGEGRPNIVDMIKNREIQLIINTPSGGKAQKESSVIRKEAIIRDVPCVTTLSGAEATVYAIERLKTGKMSILSIQEYHKEVREMYGLSMSLRREEPVALGEPSP; this is encoded by the coding sequence CACTGAATCTCACCGTTCAGCTCAAAAGGCGAGGAGTACTCGAGCGGTTCGGGGTCAAGGTTCTCGGAGCTTCTCCCGAAGCAATTGAAAAAGCAGAGGACCGAAAGCTCTTCAAAGAGGCCATGATGAAAATCGGCATTGATGTTCCCCGAAGTGGCCAGGCCTATAATCTCAGGGAGGCCCTTGAGGTTGCCCGGGAAATCGGTTTCCCCCTGGTCATTCGACCGAGTTTCACTCTCGGAGGAACTGGAGGAGCCATTGCGTACAACATCGAAGAATTCGAGGAACTCGCTCAACGAGCCCTTGACAGCAGTATGATCCGGGAAATCCTCATCGAAGAATCGGTTATTGGATGGAAAGAGTACGAGCTCGAAGTCATGCGTGATGGCAAAGACAACGTCGTAATCATCTGCTCCATCGAAAACCTCGATCCTATGGGGGTCCACACCGGGGATAGCATCACCGTGGCACCGGCACAAACGCTCACCGATGAGGAGTACCAGAAAATGCGGGATTACGCCATCCGGGCTATCCGGGAAATTGGCGTGGATACCGGGGGGTGCAACATTCAGTTTGCTGTGAATCCCGAAAACGGTCGGATGGTCATTATCGAGATTAACCCCCGAGTTTCCCGGAGTTCTGCCTTAGCCTCAAAGGCAACGGGTTTCCCCATCGCGAAAATCGCTGCTAAGCTCGCCGTAGGGTACACTCTCGATGAAATCCCCAACGACATAACCAAAAAGACCCCTGCCTGTTTTGAACCCGCTCTCGACTACTGCGTCGTTAAGATTCCTCGCTTCACCTTTGAGAAATTCCCGGAAGCCGGGCCGTACCTTGGCATCTCCATGAAAAGCGTTGGGGAAACGATGGCCATCGGGCGAAACTTCAAGGAAGCCCTCCAGAAAGGACTCCGCTCTCTCGAGATAGGGAAGTGTGGACTCGAGGACATCAAAGGGTGGGAGTCAATCCCCAAGGCAAAGCGCAAGGAAATCCTCTACGAGAAGCTGACGCGGCCTAACCCGGAGCGGATTTTCTACATCAAAATGGCCCTGAAAGAGGGCATGAGCATCCGGGAAATTCACGAATGGTCAAAGATCGACCCCTGGTTCATCCGTCAGATTGAAGAAATCGTAGAGATGGAGAAAGAGCTCCAAAAGGTTCCCTCGCTCCACTCCTTGGACAGGGATCTTCTCCGGAGGGCGAAAGAGTTCGGCTTCTCTGACCGGCAGATTGCTCGTCTTCTCGGAGCCGATGAATGGGAAGTCCGAAGGGTTAGAAAAGCCATGGGGATCGAGCCCGTGTACAAGCAGGTCGATACATGCGCTGCCGAATTCGAAGCCGAAACCCCGTACTACTACTCCACCTACGAGGAGGAGTGCGAGGCTAACCCGAGCTCGCGGAGGAAAGTCGTCATCCTTGGAGCAGGACCAAATCGCATTGGCCAGGGAATCGAGTTCGATTACTGCTGTGTCCACGCAACCTGGGGGCTCCAGGACTTGGGGTACGAAACCATCATGGTGAACAGCAACCCTGAAACGGTGAGTACAGACTACGACACGTCTGATAAGCTCTACTTTGAACCTCTCTACATCGAAGATGTCCTCAATATTGTTGAAAAAGAACGTCCCGAGGGGGTCATTCTTCAGCTTGGTGGACAAACCCCTCTCAACCTTGCGAAGGACTTGGAACGAGCCGGTGTCCCAATCCTCGGCACGTCCCCCGAAAGCATAGATATTGCCGAAGACCGGGATCGGTTCAAAGAACTCATCAAGCGTTTGGGCCTTCGGCAACCTCGCAACGGTGTAGCCACATCCTTCGAAGAAGCAAGGAAAGTGGCTCAGAGCATTGGTTACCCCGTCATGGTTCGTCCCTCATACGTCCTTGGAGGACGAGCCATGAGAATCGTTTACAGCGAAGAGGAGCTCGAGGAATTCATTTCTCAGGCTGTGGAAGTTTCTCCGGGACGACCAGTGCTCATCGATGAGTTCCTCGAAGACGCCATCGAAATCGATGTAGACGCCATCAGTGATGGAGAACTCACAATCGTAGCGGGGATTATGGAACACATCGAAGAAGCAGGGATCCACTCTGGCGACAGTGCCTGCGTCATCCCCCCCTTTTCTCTGAGCGATGACATCATCGAAGAAGTGAAGAGGTACACTTACTCCCTGGCTCGAGAACTCAAGGTCGTGGGACTCATGAACGTGCAGTACGCAGTGAAAGACAACGAGATTTACGTTCTTGAAGTGAATCCCCGGGCATCCCGAACCATTCCCTTCGTGAGTAAGGCCACCGGCATTCCTTTCGCCCGTCTTGCCGCTCAGGTAATGGCTGGGCGCAAACTCCGGGACATTGGCCTTACAAAGGAAGTGGAAATTCCATACTTTGCCGTTAAGGAATCGGTCTTCCCCTTCCGCCGATTCCCCGGAGTCGATCCGGTCCTTGGACCTGAAATGCGCTCCACAGGAGAGGTCATGGGCATCGACAGGGACTTTGGAATGGCCTACGCAAAATCGCAGATTGCTGCCCAGTCCTATCTACCTCTTGAGGGAACGGTGTTCATCAGCGTGAAGAACCGGGACAAGCGAGGGGTCATATTCCTTGCCAAGAAGCTCCACGAGCTCGGCTTTCGGATTGTCGCCACAAAGGGCACAGCAAAGGTCCTGAGCAACAACGGCATTCCGGTAGAGGTGGTAAAGAAGGTTGGCGAGGGAAGGCCAAATATCGTCGACATGATTAAGAATCGAGAGATACAGCTCATCATCAACACCCCTTCAGGAGGGAAAGCCCAAAAAGAGAGCAGCGTCATTCGAAAGGAAGCCATCATACGCGATGTTCCCTGTGTTACAACACTTTCTGGAGCAGAAGCAACTGTCTATGCCATAGAGCGTCTCAAAACCGGAAAAATGTCCATTCTTTCCATTCAGGAATACCACAAGGAGGTTCGGGAGATGTACGGGTTGTCCATGAGCCTCCGAAGAGAGGAGCCGGTGGCCCTGGGTGAACCATCTCCTTGA
- a CDS encoding mechanosensitive ion channel family protein yields MNHLLEKGLRIALILGISWGTVYSSRFILRSLLAKRLKVPQTRKLGTLLSLAHSIITYIVVFFALILILQEVGVNATAILAGAGVVGIAVGFGAQTLVRDILTGLFLIFEDSLSVGDIVQIGDITGTVEEIGLRVTRLRTFSGALVTIPNGEISRIVNYNRGFSRAVVEVSIAYEADIDKAVEVLRRVVAEYQSLRPDLFLGSPTIQRVVRLESSGVVLRVMVEVPPNKHWDAERELLYAIKKAFDAENIEIPYPKYTVIIKH; encoded by the coding sequence GTGAACCATCTCCTTGAGAAAGGCCTTCGAATAGCACTCATCCTCGGCATTTCCTGGGGGACAGTCTATTCGAGCCGTTTCATCCTTCGAAGCCTCCTCGCAAAGCGCCTGAAGGTTCCACAAACACGAAAGCTTGGAACACTCCTTTCCCTTGCTCACAGTATCATTACGTACATTGTCGTGTTCTTCGCTCTCATTCTGATTCTCCAAGAAGTCGGTGTCAATGCCACAGCAATTCTTGCCGGTGCAGGAGTCGTGGGGATTGCGGTCGGTTTTGGGGCTCAGACCCTTGTCCGCGACATTCTCACCGGGCTCTTCCTCATTTTCGAAGACAGCCTCTCGGTAGGTGACATCGTGCAAATCGGGGATATCACCGGAACGGTGGAAGAGATAGGCCTGCGGGTTACAAGGCTTCGCACCTTCTCAGGCGCTTTAGTGACCATCCCAAATGGGGAAATCTCCCGAATTGTGAACTACAACCGGGGCTTCAGCCGAGCTGTGGTTGAGGTGAGCATTGCCTACGAGGCCGACATCGATAAAGCAGTGGAGGTTCTCCGGAGAGTCGTTGCCGAGTATCAGAGTCTTCGTCCCGACCTCTTTCTTGGTTCACCTACCATTCAGCGGGTTGTTCGCCTTGAAAGTTCTGGAGTTGTCCTGCGGGTCATGGTTGAGGTTCCCCCCAACAAGCACTGGGACGCCGAAAGAGAGCTCCTGTATGCCATCAAAAAAGCCTTTGACGCCGAAAACATTGAGATCCCCTACCCAAAGTACACGGTCATCATCAAACATTGA